One window of Kosakonia cowanii JCM 10956 = DSM 18146 genomic DNA carries:
- the galM gene encoding galactose-1-epimerase: protein MLNETPAVAPDGLPVRLITLRNGAGMVVSLMDWGATLLSARVPMKDGSVREALLGCATPEHYWEQTAYLGASIGRYANRIAKSRFTLDGETWSLTPSQGENQLHGGPEGFDKRRWRIERQNDSEVLFSLTSPDGDQGYPGTVNATAHFRLGDDNRITIEYRATTDKPCPVNLTNHAYFNLDGAQGDVRNHTLQLLADAYLPVDEMGIPTGDLKKVALTSFDFRTPKTVAEEFLSDEDQRVVKGYDHAFLLQAQGDVNRPAAHLWSTDKQLQMSVYTSAPALQFYSGNYLEGTPARGGKTYSAWQGLALESEFLPDSPNRPDFPQPDCTLQPGDEYVSRTEYHFIPL, encoded by the coding sequence GTGCTAAATGAAACGCCTGCGGTAGCACCCGATGGGCTGCCGGTACGACTGATCACCCTGCGCAACGGCGCGGGGATGGTGGTGAGCTTAATGGACTGGGGCGCGACGCTGCTCTCTGCGCGCGTACCGATGAAAGATGGTAGCGTGCGCGAAGCCCTGCTCGGCTGCGCTACGCCGGAGCACTACTGGGAGCAGACCGCCTATCTCGGTGCGTCTATTGGCCGGTATGCGAACCGCATTGCGAAGAGCCGCTTTACTCTTGATGGCGAGACCTGGTCCCTGACCCCAAGCCAGGGCGAAAACCAGCTGCATGGCGGCCCGGAAGGGTTTGATAAACGCCGCTGGCGCATTGAGCGCCAGAACGACAGCGAAGTGCTCTTCTCCCTCACCTCGCCGGATGGCGATCAGGGCTATCCGGGTACGGTCAACGCCACGGCGCACTTCCGTCTTGGTGATGATAACCGCATTACCATTGAGTACCGTGCGACCACCGACAAGCCCTGCCCGGTCAACCTGACCAATCACGCCTATTTCAACCTTGATGGCGCGCAGGGCGATGTCCGCAACCATACGCTGCAGCTGCTGGCCGATGCCTATCTGCCGGTGGATGAGATGGGCATTCCGACCGGCGATCTGAAAAAGGTGGCGTTGACCAGTTTTGATTTCCGTACGCCAAAAACCGTGGCGGAAGAGTTCCTCAGCGATGAGGATCAGCGCGTGGTGAAGGGGTACGATCACGCCTTTTTACTGCAGGCGCAGGGGGATGTGAACAGGCCTGCGGCGCACCTGTGGTCGACGGATAAGCAGTTGCAGATGTCGGTCTACACTAGCGCGCCTGCGCTGCAGTTCTATTCCGGTAACTACCTGGAAGGGACGCCTGCGCGCGGCGGGAAAACCTACAGCGCATGGCAGGGCCTGGCGCTGGAGAGCGAGTTTTTACCCGACAGCCCGAACCGCCCGGACTTCCCGCAGCCGGATTGTACGCTGCAACCTGGCGACGAATATGTCAGCCGGACGGAGTATCACTTTATTCCGCTCTGA
- the galK gene encoding galactokinase, translated as MSLKETTDALFAETFGYPATHTIQAPGRVNLIGEHTDYNDGFVLPCAIDYQMVISCKARDDRTVRVIAADYDNQRDEFSLDAPIVAHDSQQWSNYVRGVVKHLQQRDASFGGADLVISGNVPQGAGLSSSASLEVAVGTVFQQLYHLPLDGAQIALNGQEAENQFVGCNCGIMDQLISALGKKGSALLIDCRSLGTKAVSMPEGVAIVIINSNFKRTLVGSEYNTRRQQCETGARFFQQKALRDVSLDQFNTVANELDPLVAKRVRHVLTENARTVEAAAALEKGDLQRMGELMAESHASMRDDFEITVPQIDTLVEIVKATIGDKGGVRMTGGGFGGCVVALVPEALVPEVKQAVESQYEAKTGIKETFYVCKPSQGAGQC; from the coding sequence ATGAGCCTGAAAGAGACAACAGACGCTCTGTTTGCTGAGACATTCGGCTACCCTGCCACCCACACCATCCAGGCCCCGGGCCGCGTCAACCTGATTGGCGAACATACCGATTACAACGACGGTTTTGTGCTGCCCTGCGCCATCGATTACCAGATGGTGATCAGCTGCAAAGCGCGCGACGACCGCACCGTGCGCGTGATCGCTGCCGATTATGACAACCAGCGCGATGAGTTTTCGCTTGATGCGCCGATTGTGGCGCACGACAGCCAGCAGTGGTCCAACTATGTACGCGGCGTGGTGAAACATCTGCAACAGCGCGATGCCAGCTTTGGCGGTGCGGATCTGGTGATCAGCGGCAATGTGCCGCAGGGCGCGGGCTTAAGCTCGTCGGCCTCGCTGGAAGTGGCGGTCGGTACCGTCTTCCAGCAGCTTTACCATCTGCCGCTGGATGGGGCGCAGATCGCGCTCAACGGCCAGGAAGCGGAGAACCAGTTTGTTGGCTGTAACTGCGGCATTATGGATCAGCTGATCTCTGCGCTTGGCAAGAAAGGCAGCGCGCTGCTGATCGACTGCCGCTCGCTCGGCACCAAAGCGGTTTCCATGCCGGAAGGCGTGGCGATTGTCATCATTAATAGCAACTTCAAACGTACGCTGGTGGGCAGCGAATACAACACCCGCCGCCAGCAGTGCGAAACCGGCGCGCGCTTCTTCCAGCAAAAAGCGCTGCGTGATGTCAGCCTCGATCAGTTCAACACTGTGGCGAATGAGCTGGATCCGCTGGTCGCGAAACGTGTGCGCCATGTGCTGACCGAAAACGCCCGCACCGTGGAAGCGGCCGCTGCGCTGGAGAAAGGCGACCTGCAACGCATGGGCGAGCTGATGGCGGAATCCCACGCCTCTATGCGCGACGATTTCGAAATCACCGTGCCGCAAATCGATACGCTGGTAGAGATCGTCAAAGCGACCATCGGTGATAAAGGCGGCGTGCGCATGACCGGCGGCGGCTTTGGCGGCTGCGTCGTTGCGCTGGTGCCGGAAGCGCTGGTGCCGGAAGTGAAACAGGCGGTTGAGAGCCAGTACGAAGCGAAAACCGGCATCAAAGAGACCTTCTACGTGTGTAAACCTTCTCAGGGGGCAGGACAGTGCTAA
- the galT gene encoding galactose-1-phosphate uridylyltransferase, protein MSQFNPVDHPHRRYNPLKDQWILVSPHRAKRPWQGAQETPSKQTLPAHDPDCFLCPGNTRVTGDKNPDYTSTYVFTNDFAALMTDTPDAPESNDPLMRSQSARGTSRVICFSPDHSKTLPELSVAALEEVVKTWQQQTAELGKTYPWIQVFENKGAAMGCSNPHPHGQVWANSFLPNEAEREDRLQKAYFAEHHSPMLLDYVQRELKDGSRTVVETEHWLAVVPYWAAWPFETLLLPKAAVQRITELTDAQRSDLALALKELTSRYDNLFQCSFPYSMGWHGAPFNGEDNAHWQLHAHFYPPLLRSATVRKFMVGYEMLGETQRDLTAEQAAERLRAVSDIHFRESGE, encoded by the coding sequence ATGTCGCAATTTAACCCGGTCGATCACCCGCATCGCCGCTACAATCCGCTGAAGGATCAGTGGATTCTGGTCTCTCCGCACCGTGCGAAACGCCCCTGGCAAGGGGCGCAGGAGACGCCGTCTAAACAGACGCTGCCTGCGCACGATCCGGACTGTTTCCTCTGTCCGGGCAATACCCGTGTCACCGGGGATAAAAACCCCGACTACACCAGCACCTATGTCTTTACCAATGACTTTGCGGCGCTGATGACCGACACGCCGGATGCACCAGAGAGTAACGACCCGCTGATGCGCAGCCAGAGCGCGCGCGGCACCAGCCGGGTTATCTGCTTCTCGCCGGATCACAGCAAAACGCTGCCGGAGCTGAGCGTGGCGGCACTGGAAGAGGTGGTAAAAACCTGGCAGCAGCAGACCGCTGAGCTGGGTAAAACCTACCCGTGGATCCAGGTGTTTGAGAACAAAGGCGCGGCGATGGGCTGCTCCAACCCGCATCCGCACGGGCAAGTTTGGGCCAACAGCTTCCTGCCGAATGAAGCCGAGCGCGAAGATCGCCTGCAAAAAGCCTACTTTGCCGAACACCACTCGCCGATGCTGCTCGATTATGTGCAGCGCGAGCTGAAAGATGGCAGCCGCACGGTGGTTGAAACCGAGCACTGGCTGGCGGTGGTGCCCTACTGGGCCGCCTGGCCGTTTGAAACGCTGCTGCTGCCAAAAGCCGCCGTTCAGCGCATTACCGAGTTAACCGACGCGCAGCGCAGCGATCTTGCGCTGGCACTGAAAGAACTGACCAGCCGCTACGACAACCTGTTCCAGTGCTCATTCCCCTACTCAATGGGCTGGCACGGCGCGCCGTTTAATGGCGAGGATAACGCCCACTGGCAGCTGCATGCGCACTTCTACCCGCCGCTGCTGCGCTCCGCCACGGTGCGTAAATTTATGGTCGGCTACGAGATGCTCGGCGAAACCCAGCGCGATCTCACGGCAGAACAAGCGGCTGAACGCCTGCGCGCGGTCAGTGATATCCATTTTCGCGAATCCGGAGAATAA
- the galE gene encoding UDP-glucose 4-epimerase GalE — MRVLVTGGSGYIGSHTCVQLLQNGHDVIILDNLCNSKRSVLNQIERFGGKRALFVEGDIRDEALLAEILHDHAIEAVIHFAGLKAVGESVAKPLEYYDNNVNGTLRLINAMRAANVKNFIFSSSATVYGDQPKIPYAESFPTGTPQSPYGKSKLMVEQILTDLQKAQPEWSIALLRYFNPVGAHPSGEMGEDPQGIPNNLMPYIAQVAVGRRESLAVFGNDYPTEDGTGVRDYIHVMDLADGHVAAMQQLAGKPGVHIYNLGAGVGSSVLDVINAFSKACGKPIAWHFAPRRDGDLPAYWADATKADKELNWRVTRTLDEMAEDTWRWQSRHPQGYPD; from the coding sequence ATGCGAGTTCTGGTTACTGGTGGTAGCGGTTACATAGGAAGCCACACCTGCGTGCAACTGCTGCAAAACGGTCATGACGTTATCATCCTCGACAACCTCTGCAACAGTAAGCGCAGCGTGCTTAACCAGATTGAGCGCTTTGGCGGTAAACGGGCGCTCTTCGTTGAGGGCGATATTCGCGATGAAGCGCTGCTGGCCGAGATCCTGCACGATCACGCTATCGAAGCGGTGATCCACTTCGCCGGCCTGAAAGCCGTCGGCGAATCCGTTGCTAAACCGCTGGAGTATTACGACAACAACGTTAACGGCACGCTGCGCCTGATTAACGCCATGCGCGCCGCCAACGTGAAGAACTTTATCTTTAGCTCCTCGGCAACCGTCTATGGCGACCAGCCGAAAATTCCTTATGCCGAAAGCTTCCCGACAGGCACCCCGCAAAGCCCGTATGGCAAAAGCAAACTGATGGTTGAGCAGATCCTCACCGACCTGCAAAAAGCGCAGCCGGAGTGGAGCATTGCGCTGCTGCGCTACTTCAACCCGGTAGGCGCGCATCCGTCAGGTGAGATGGGTGAAGATCCGCAGGGGATTCCGAACAACCTGATGCCCTATATCGCGCAAGTGGCGGTGGGCCGCCGCGAATCGCTGGCGGTGTTCGGCAATGACTACCCGACAGAAGATGGCACCGGCGTGCGCGACTATATCCACGTGATGGATCTGGCTGACGGTCACGTTGCCGCCATGCAGCAGCTGGCAGGCAAACCGGGCGTCCATATTTATAACCTCGGCGCTGGCGTCGGCAGCAGCGTGCTTGATGTGATTAACGCCTTCAGCAAAGCCTGCGGCAAACCGATTGCCTGGCATTTCGCGCCGCGCCGCGACGGCGATCTCCCGGCCTACTGGGCGGACGCCACCAAAGCCGACAAAGAGCTGAACTGGCGCGTAACACGCACCCTTGATGAAATGGCAGAAGATACCTGGCGCTGGCAGTCACGCCATCCGCAGGGCTATCCCGATTAA
- a CDS encoding site-2 protease family protein: protein MKLLFLLFKGATLGKLLLSGGTMLLSVATYALAFGWPYATGFVVLLFCHELGHYLAARQRNLPVGLPMFIPFVGAWVALKEEFPDAETEAWVGIAGPLLGSLAALGCYYLAEYFDSSMLMAVAYAGFFLNLFNLIPVPPLDGGRITVAISRKIWYLGIPLLLGFFYLHPSPLLLIVCLLAASQIWTRRKETPNLTALNPGKRLEYTLLYFGLIAWLSLMTYNLHGALASFR, encoded by the coding sequence ATGAAGCTGCTGTTTCTGCTGTTTAAAGGCGCAACCCTCGGCAAGCTGCTGCTTTCCGGGGGGACAATGCTGCTGTCGGTGGCGACCTATGCGCTGGCCTTCGGCTGGCCCTACGCCACCGGCTTCGTGGTGCTGCTCTTTTGTCATGAACTGGGCCACTATCTTGCGGCGCGTCAGCGTAACTTGCCGGTGGGTCTGCCGATGTTTATCCCTTTCGTCGGTGCCTGGGTGGCGCTAAAAGAGGAGTTTCCGGATGCGGAAACGGAGGCGTGGGTCGGTATCGCCGGCCCCCTGCTCGGCTCGCTTGCCGCGCTGGGCTGCTACTATCTGGCGGAGTACTTCGACAGTTCGATGTTGATGGCGGTGGCTTACGCTGGCTTTTTCCTCAACCTCTTTAACCTGATCCCGGTTCCCCCCCTTGATGGCGGGCGCATTACCGTCGCCATTTCGCGCAAGATTTGGTATCTCGGCATTCCGCTGCTGCTCGGTTTCTTTTACCTGCATCCCAGCCCGCTGTTGCTGATTGTCTGCCTGCTGGCGGCTTCGCAAATCTGGACCCGGCGCAAAGAAACGCCCAATTTAACCGCACTTAACCCTGGCAAACGTCTGGAATATACCCTTTTGTACTTTGGGCTGATTGCCTGGCTCTCCCTGATGACCTATAACCTCCACGGGGCGCTGGCCAGCTTTCGCTGA
- a CDS encoding DUF2167 domain-containing protein, with protein sequence MTQYLSLPRVLTLVAALCFGFSTLSFAEETAPDAASANEAKINQAVENMQRVSVSGPHKVTLGNQAVLNLPEGFTYIPPRQAAEFMRELGNHVDESAFYGLVFNDAISGFVSIEYDDAGYIKDDDAKDWDAAELLSNLQEGTKEGNKMRSEKGIPPIEVVGWVEKPSYDAATHRLIWSAAIRDIGSNVPLKEQGVNYNTYLLGREGYLSLNLVTDRGTVEQEKPLAKNLLNAVTFNDGKKYSDFNASTDKIAEYGLAALIGGLAVKKLGLLAIIGVTLLKFWKLALIALAGAGMGIKKLLFRKKDDKSKIVE encoded by the coding sequence ATGACTCAATATCTCTCCCTTCCCCGCGTCCTTACGCTGGTCGCGGCGCTCTGCTTTGGTTTCAGCACGCTGAGTTTTGCCGAAGAGACGGCACCGGACGCTGCTTCCGCGAACGAAGCAAAAATTAACCAGGCCGTAGAAAACATGCAGCGCGTCAGCGTGTCGGGCCCGCATAAAGTCACGCTGGGTAACCAGGCGGTGCTTAATCTTCCGGAAGGTTTTACCTATATCCCTCCGCGGCAGGCAGCGGAATTTATGCGCGAACTGGGTAACCACGTCGATGAGAGCGCCTTTTACGGGCTGGTGTTCAATGATGCCATCTCCGGGTTCGTCTCCATTGAGTATGACGATGCGGGTTACATCAAAGATGACGATGCCAAAGACTGGGACGCGGCCGAGTTGCTGAGCAACCTGCAGGAGGGGACCAAAGAAGGCAACAAGATGCGCAGCGAGAAAGGCATCCCTCCTATCGAAGTGGTCGGCTGGGTAGAGAAGCCGAGCTATGACGCAGCAACGCATCGCCTGATCTGGTCTGCTGCCATTCGCGATATCGGCAGTAACGTACCGCTGAAAGAGCAAGGCGTGAACTACAACACCTACCTGCTCGGCCGTGAAGGGTATCTCTCGCTGAACCTGGTGACCGATCGCGGCACCGTGGAGCAAGAGAAGCCGCTGGCGAAAAACCTGCTTAACGCCGTGACCTTTAACGACGGTAAAAAGTACAGCGACTTCAACGCCTCGACTGACAAGATCGCCGAGTATGGCCTGGCGGCGCTGATTGGCGGCCTGGCGGTGAAAAAACTTGGTCTGCTGGCAATTATCGGCGTGACGCTGCTGAAGTTCTGGAAACTGGCGCTGATTGCGCTGGCGGGTGCAGGTATGGGCATCAAGAAGCTGCTGTTCCGTAAAAAAGACGACAAATCTAAGATTGTCGAATAA
- the modF gene encoding molybdate ABC transporter ATP-binding protein ModF, whose protein sequence is MSSLQISQGTFRLSDTRTLHLEDLRLQAGESWAFVGANGSGKSALARALAGELTLLNGERQCHFTRLTRLSFEQLQKLVSEEWQRNNTDMLSPGEEDTGRTTADIIQDEVKDPSRCAALAAQFGITHLLERRFKYLSTGETRKTLLCQALMAQPELLILDEPFDGLDVDSRQQLALLLARLNADGYTLVLVLNRFDEIPAFVQHAGVLVDCALTETGEKEALLQQALIAQLAHSEQLSGMALPEPDAAPARATLDPSAALIVLNDGVVSYDDRPIINHLSWQVNPGEHWQITGPNGAGKSTLLSLITGDHPQGYSNDLTLFGRRRGSGETIWDIKKHIGYVSSSLHLDYRVSTTVRNVILSGYFDSIGIYQAVSDKQHKLAQQWLDILGFDARTADAPFHSLSWGQQRLALIVRALVKHPTLLILDEPLQGLDPLNRQLVRRFIDVLIGEGETQLLFVSHHASDAPGCITHQLAFIADGEGYRYALTPQ, encoded by the coding sequence ATGTCGTCATTGCAAATTTCGCAAGGTACGTTTCGTCTTAGCGATACCCGCACGCTGCATCTTGAAGATCTCCGCCTGCAGGCCGGAGAGAGCTGGGCCTTTGTCGGTGCCAATGGCAGCGGCAAATCGGCGCTGGCTCGCGCGCTGGCGGGTGAACTGACGCTGCTTAACGGCGAGCGCCAGTGCCACTTCACCCGCCTTACCCGCCTCTCCTTTGAACAGCTGCAAAAGCTGGTTAGCGAAGAGTGGCAGCGTAATAACACCGATATGCTCTCGCCGGGCGAAGAGGATACCGGTCGCACCACCGCCGATATTATTCAGGATGAGGTTAAAGACCCGTCGCGCTGCGCTGCGCTGGCGGCGCAGTTTGGCATTACCCATCTGCTTGAACGTCGCTTTAAATACCTCTCCACAGGCGAGACCCGCAAAACCCTGCTCTGCCAGGCGCTGATGGCGCAGCCGGAGTTGCTTATTCTTGATGAACCCTTTGACGGGCTGGATGTGGACTCCCGTCAACAGCTCGCCCTGTTGCTTGCCCGTCTGAATGCCGATGGCTACACGCTGGTGCTGGTGCTCAACCGGTTCGATGAGATCCCGGCCTTTGTTCAGCATGCGGGCGTGCTGGTGGATTGCGCCCTGACGGAAACCGGTGAGAAAGAGGCCCTGCTTCAGCAGGCGCTGATTGCCCAGTTGGCGCACAGTGAACAGTTGAGCGGCATGGCGCTGCCGGAGCCGGATGCTGCGCCCGCTCGTGCCACGCTCGATCCCAGCGCAGCGCTGATTGTGCTTAACGACGGCGTGGTCTCCTATGATGACCGCCCAATCATTAATCACCTCAGCTGGCAGGTGAATCCGGGCGAGCACTGGCAGATTACCGGCCCGAACGGCGCGGGGAAATCGACGCTGCTAAGCCTGATTACCGGCGATCATCCGCAGGGCTACAGCAACGATTTAACCCTGTTTGGCCGCCGTCGCGGCAGCGGTGAGACCATCTGGGATATCAAAAAACATATTGGCTATGTCAGCAGTAGCCTGCACCTCGATTACCGCGTCAGCACCACGGTGCGCAATGTGATCCTCTCGGGCTATTTCGACTCGATTGGGATTTACCAGGCGGTCTCCGATAAGCAGCACAAGCTGGCGCAGCAGTGGCTCGATATTCTCGGCTTTGATGCCCGTACCGCCGACGCGCCGTTTCACAGCCTCTCGTGGGGGCAGCAGCGGCTGGCGCTGATTGTCCGCGCACTGGTTAAACACCCGACGCTGCTGATCCTTGATGAGCCATTGCAGGGACTGGATCCGCTCAACCGCCAGCTGGTGCGCCGCTTTATCGATGTGCTGATCGGCGAAGGGGAAACCCAGTTGCTGTTTGTCTCCCACCACGCTTCCGACGCGCCCGGCTGCATTACCCATCAGCTGGCGTTTATTGCCGACGGCGAAGGCTACCGCTACGCCTTAACACCACAATAA
- the modE gene encoding molybdenum-dependent transcriptional regulator gives MQAEILLTLKLQQRLFADPRRIALLKQIEQTGSISQGAKNAGISYKSAWDAINEMNQLSEQTLVERATGGKGGGGAVVTRYGQRLIQLYDLLGQIQQKAFDVLSDNDALPLDSLLAAISRFSLQTSARNQWFGTIVARDYQQVQQHVEVLLADGQTRLNAAVTAQSAERLGLEAGKEVLVLLKAPWVSLTCDARLAAQADNQITGAIAHIEQGEVQSEVLIALPDGQMLCATVPNAQVEDMQEQQQVTAYFNADRVILATLC, from the coding sequence ATGCAGGCTGAAATTCTCCTTACTCTTAAACTCCAGCAGCGCCTCTTCGCCGACCCGCGGCGCATCGCCCTGCTCAAACAGATTGAGCAAACCGGCTCCATCAGCCAGGGCGCGAAGAACGCCGGGATCAGCTACAAAAGCGCGTGGGACGCCATCAATGAGATGAACCAGCTCAGCGAGCAGACGCTGGTTGAGCGCGCCACCGGCGGTAAAGGCGGCGGCGGCGCGGTAGTCACCCGCTACGGGCAGCGTCTGATTCAGCTCTACGATCTGCTGGGGCAGATCCAGCAAAAAGCCTTTGATGTGCTGAGCGATAATGACGCCCTGCCGCTCGACAGCCTGCTGGCGGCCATCTCGCGCTTCTCCCTGCAAACCAGCGCCCGCAACCAGTGGTTTGGCACCATCGTCGCCCGCGACTACCAGCAGGTGCAGCAGCATGTCGAGGTGTTGCTGGCGGATGGGCAAACCCGGCTTAACGCGGCGGTCACGGCGCAAAGCGCTGAACGCTTAGGGCTGGAGGCGGGCAAAGAGGTGCTGGTGCTGCTAAAAGCGCCGTGGGTCAGCCTGACCTGCGATGCGCGGCTGGCGGCGCAGGCGGATAACCAGATAACCGGCGCGATTGCCCATATTGAGCAGGGCGAGGTGCAGAGTGAAGTGCTGATCGCCCTGCCGGATGGTCAGATGCTTTGCGCCACAGTGCCAAATGCGCAGGTGGAGGATATGCAGGAACAGCAGCAGGTGACGGCATATTTTAATGCCGATCGGGTGATTCTCGCCACGTTGTGCTGA
- a CDS encoding AcrZ family multidrug efflux pump-associated protein: protein MLELLKSLVFAVIMVPVVMAIILGLIYGLGEVFNVFSAVGHREKRRNTTTPSR from the coding sequence ATGTTAGAGCTGTTGAAAAGCCTGGTTTTTGCCGTGATTATGGTGCCGGTGGTTATGGCGATTATCCTCGGCCTGATTTATGGCCTGGGTGAAGTGTTCAACGTCTTTTCCGCCGTTGGACACCGCGAAAAGCGCCGCAATACCACTACCCCGTCGCGCTAA
- the modA gene encoding molybdate ABC transporter substrate-binding protein: protein MAHTGRRLLVGAALTLVVAGQAVAQEGKITVFAAASLTNAMQDIAAAYKKEKQVEVVSSFASSSTLARQIEAGAPADLFISADQKWMDYAIEKKAVDSASRETLLGNSLVVVAPKSSAQGEIKIDAKTDWNSLLKGGRLAVGDPDHVPAGIYAKEALQKLGAWETLSPKLAPAEDVRGALALVERSEAPLGIVYGSDAVASKGVKVVGTFPEASHKKVEYPLAIIDGHKNATVSAFYDYLKGPQASEIFKRYGFTTHE from the coding sequence ATGGCACACACAGGGCGACGTCTGCTGGTTGGCGCAGCATTAACACTTGTCGTAGCAGGGCAGGCCGTGGCGCAAGAGGGTAAAATTACCGTCTTTGCCGCCGCCTCGCTGACCAATGCGATGCAGGATATTGCCGCCGCGTATAAAAAAGAGAAGCAGGTTGAGGTGGTCTCCTCATTCGCCTCCTCTTCCACGCTTGCCCGCCAGATTGAAGCGGGTGCGCCGGCGGATCTCTTTATCTCGGCCGACCAGAAGTGGATGGATTACGCGATCGAGAAAAAAGCGGTGGATAGCGCGAGCCGTGAAACCCTGCTCGGCAATAGCCTGGTGGTGGTTGCGCCGAAGAGCAGCGCGCAGGGCGAGATTAAGATTGATGCGAAAACCGACTGGAACAGCCTGCTGAAAGGCGGCCGTCTGGCGGTGGGCGATCCGGATCATGTTCCGGCCGGTATCTACGCCAAAGAGGCGTTGCAAAAACTGGGCGCCTGGGAAACCCTCTCGCCGAAACTGGCACCTGCGGAGGATGTTCGCGGCGCGCTGGCGCTGGTGGAGCGCAGCGAAGCGCCATTAGGCATTGTCTACGGCTCTGACGCGGTGGCCAGCAAAGGGGTGAAAGTGGTGGGCACCTTCCCGGAAGCGTCGCACAAAAAAGTGGAATACCCGCTGGCGATTATCGATGGCCATAAAAACGCAACGGTGAGCGCGTTTTATGACTATCTGAAAGGCCCGCAGGCTTCTGAAATCTTTAAACGTTACGGATTTACAACGCACGAATGA
- the modB gene encoding molybdate ABC transporter permease subunit, producing MILTDPEWQAVLLSLKVSSLAVLLSLPFGIFFAWLLVRRTFPGKALLDSVLHLPLVLPPVVVGYLLLIAMGRRGVVGQWLYDWFGITFAFSWRGAVLAAAVMSFPLMVRAIRLALESVDTKLEQAARTLGAGRWRVFFTITLPLTLPGIIVGTVLAFARSLGEFGATITFVSNIPGETRTIPSAMYTLIQTPGGESAAARLCIISIILALISLLISEWLARVSRERTGR from the coding sequence ATGATATTGACCGATCCTGAATGGCAGGCTGTTCTGCTGAGCCTTAAAGTCTCTTCCCTGGCGGTACTACTCAGTTTGCCCTTTGGGATCTTCTTTGCCTGGCTGCTGGTGCGCCGCACTTTCCCGGGCAAAGCGCTGCTCGACAGCGTGCTGCATCTGCCGCTGGTGCTGCCGCCGGTGGTGGTCGGTTACCTGCTGCTGATTGCCATGGGCCGCCGTGGCGTCGTCGGTCAGTGGCTCTATGACTGGTTTGGCATCACTTTCGCCTTCAGTTGGCGCGGTGCGGTATTAGCCGCCGCGGTAATGTCATTCCCGCTGATGGTGCGCGCCATTCGCCTCGCGCTGGAGAGTGTCGATACCAAACTGGAACAGGCCGCCCGCACACTGGGGGCCGGTCGCTGGCGCGTTTTTTTCACCATTACCTTACCGCTCACCCTGCCGGGAATTATTGTCGGCACGGTGCTGGCCTTTGCCCGCTCCCTCGGCGAGTTTGGTGCCACCATTACCTTCGTCTCCAATATTCCGGGCGAAACCCGCACTATTCCCTCTGCCATGTACACCTTAATTCAGACGCCGGGGGGCGAGAGCGCCGCCGCGCGCCTGTGCATTATTTCGATTATTCTGGCGCTGATCTCACTGCTGATTTCAGAGTGGCTGGCGCGCGTGAGCCGCGAACGGACGGGGAGATAA